A window of Sulfolobales archaeon contains these coding sequences:
- a CDS encoding Sjogren's syndrome/scleroderma autoantigen 1 family protein, protein MERISGSELVKRMSELLKAGAAMLAETCPSCGSPLFRLRGGEVICPLHGKVFLVRSEEEASTASVISVLSKIEDLASVKMMELVKRLSTNNDPLDLESLSKWLEIVQRIQEIKRSLLLTQVQQTQHRRQAEEKRGREE, encoded by the coding sequence GTGGAGAGGATCAGCGGGTCAGAGCTTGTGAAGAGGATGAGCGAGCTTCTAAAAGCAGGGGCTGCGATGCTTGCAGAGACATGCCCATCATGTGGCTCACCCCTCTTCAGGCTAAGGGGTGGGGAGGTTATATGCCCACTCCACGGCAAGGTATTCCTGGTTAGAAGTGAGGAGGAGGCTAGCACGGCATCGGTGATATCTGTACTATCTAAGATAGAGGATCTCGCATCTGTCAAGATGATGGAGCTGGTTAAAAGGCTATCAACCAATAACGACCCCCTCGACCTCGAGTCGCTCTCTAAATGGCTTGAGATAGTTCAGAGGATCCAGGAGATAAAGAGAAGCCTACTCCTCACACAGGTTCAGCAGACACAGCATAGAAGGCAGGCTGAGGAGAAGCGCGGAAGGGAAGAATAG
- a CDS encoding DNA double-strand break repair nuclease NurA, whose product MLASIMDGELRTLRGRVEEALARYRRVRLGNKPRWFDLKGVRRSSSVASDSSFLGVLTRYAFIYGIRAFSAPFTGSSEDVIRYGRYLAKFDVLELLSSFDDEGSNPYRDRRGVVHHIAKDLEVSSAKAVIDSMGSPPDLVLFDGSLRSFFYNRFRGGDEFSESLRRSWLERVEALERISRISRVVFISKVHTRQILSRFLKPEVDGKPVVVPDYALIDKILEGRSREPGFLEPIEVSEGSVGVRYTLTYAILARGAPAYQITMPGSLSAEEISEVLEMLRFHSAPGYPEPLRQCHYHSRIGRKEFLQLLGAYGVRLESGREVLGEL is encoded by the coding sequence ATGCTAGCATCCATTATGGATGGCGAGCTCAGAACCTTGAGGGGGAGGGTTGAGGAGGCCCTTGCAAGGTATAGGAGGGTTAGGCTTGGTAATAAGCCTAGATGGTTTGATTTAAAAGGGGTTAGGAGGAGCTCCTCAGTTGCCTCAGACTCCTCCTTCCTAGGTGTGCTAACTAGATATGCCTTCATCTATGGTATTAGAGCCTTTTCAGCCCCATTCACAGGTTCTTCGGAGGATGTTATTAGATATGGCAGGTATCTAGCTAAGTTCGATGTTCTCGAGCTCCTATCTAGCTTTGATGATGAGGGCTCAAACCCTTATAGGGATAGGAGGGGCGTTGTTCACCACATTGCTAAGGATCTCGAGGTTTCATCTGCCAAGGCTGTTATAGATTCCATGGGATCTCCGCCGGATCTTGTTCTCTTCGACGGCTCTCTAAGATCTTTCTTCTATAATAGGTTCAGAGGTGGGGATGAATTCTCAGAATCCCTTAGGAGGAGCTGGCTCGAGAGGGTTGAGGCTCTTGAGAGGATATCGAGGATCTCTAGGGTTGTCTTCATCTCTAAAGTACATACGAGGCAGATCCTATCTAGGTTCTTAAAGCCCGAGGTGGATGGTAAACCTGTTGTGGTGCCTGACTATGCCTTGATAGATAAGATCCTTGAGGGGAGGTCTAGAGAGCCGGGTTTTCTAGAGCCTATAGAGGTTAGCGAGGGTAGTGTGGGTGTTAGATATACATTAACCTATGCGATACTAGCTAGGGGGGCACCTGCCTACCAGATCACGATGCCCGGCTCCCTCTCAGCTGAGGAGATCTCTGAGGTGCTTGAGATGCTTAGATTCCACAGCGCACCAGGCTATCCAGAGCCTCTTAGGCAGTGTCATTATCATAGTAGGATAGGTAGGAAGGAGTTTCTACAGCTATTGGGGGCATATGGTGTTAGGCTTGAGAGTGGTAGGGAGGTGCTTGGAGAGCTATGA